The window ATCGCCCGGCGGAGGCAAGCGGGAAGTCCCAACGGAGCCCGGCGCACGCCGGCCCGTATCCACCGACTGCCGGCGAGGTGCCGGCAAGCTCCCGGAGGTCGTGCATGAAACAAGTCCGTTGGCTCTTTGCGGCGGTAGTCGCCGCGGCCACGGCGTCCACTCCGCTGACGGCTCAGGAGCCGGCAACGGTGACCGGACGTGTGACCAACGCGGCGGGCGCTCCCGAAAGCGCCGTGACCGTACGCATCAACGCCCTCGCAGCCGGCACCACCACGGCCGCTGACGGCACGTACCGCCTGGTGGTTCCCGCGTCGCGCCTGCAGTCGGCGCGGCAGGTGACGATCACCGCTTCGCGCGTGGGCCTCGCTTCGTCCTCGCGCACCGTGACGCTCTCGCCGGGCGCCAGCCTCACGCAGAACTTCCAGCTCGGCGCCGACGTGCTGCAGCTGGAGGGGATCGTGGCGACGGGCCAGGGTACGGCCACCACCCGCGAGCGCGTGACCACCGCCATCTCCACGGTCCGTTCCGAGGAGATCACGCAGTCCAACGAGCCCAACATCGTGACGGCGCTGGCGGCCAAGGCGCCGGGCGTCAACGTCATCAGCTCCTCCGGCGACCCGGGCGCGGGCACGTACATCCGCATCCGCGAGGCCGCCTCCATCGTGGGCGGCACCCAGCCGCTCTTCGTGGTTGACGGCACGCCCATCGACAACTCGTCGAACTCGGTGGAGCCGTCCAGCTTCGGCGTGTCCGGCACGGCGACGTCCAACCGCGCCACGGACATCAACCCGAACGACATCGAGAACGTCCAGATCCTCAAGGGCGCGGCGGCCACGGCCATCTACGGGTCGCGCGGCGCCAACGGCGTGGTGCTGATCACCACCAAGCGCGGCCGCGCCGGCCGCACGCAGGTGACGTACAGCCTTACGGCGGGCCGCGACCAGGTGTCGCAGCTTCCGGGGCTTCAGCGCACCAACGGGCGCGGGCTCTCGTACCTCGCGTACATCCCGCTGTACGAGACGATCGGCGATCTGAACGCCGACTTCGGCACCAACTTCGCCTCGTTCGACCAGGCGCGCACCGTGTTCCGCGACTCGACGTTCCAGAGCACGGCGAGCTTCGGCCGCCCGCTGACGGGCGTGGAGACGTTCGACCACGCGGAGGAGCTGTACGAGACCGGCACCCGGATGGAGAACAACCTCACCGTGTCCGGCGGCAGCGAGCGCACCACGTACTTCATGAGCGTGGGCCGCAACAGCGTGGACGGCACGCTGCGCGGCAACTCGGCGTTCGCGCGCAACTCGGTGCGCCTCAAGGGGTCGCACGCGCTGTTCAGCGACCTGCAGATCAACGGCAACATCGCGTACGCCCGCACCGAGGCCGACCTGGTGCAGCAGGGCTCCAACACCAGCGGCATCCTGCTGGGCGCGCTGCGCACGCCGCCGGAGTTCAACAACTGCCTGCCGTCGTCGCAGCTCAAGGCGGGGCAGCCGTGCTACGTGAACCCGGAGACGGGGCTCCAGCGGTCGTACCGCCGCCCGAACCCCACCGACATCAACCAGTCGTCGCTGTACGACAACCCGTTCTTCGTCGCCCAGGCGGGGCAGAACTGGAGCGAAGTCGGCCGCACCATGGGCAACGTCGGGCTGGACTACACCCCGGCCTCGTGGCTGCGCGTGAACTACGTGCTCGGCGTGGACTACTACTCCGACGAGCAGCTGTCGTACATGCCCAACAGCTCGGCTTCGTTCTCCACCGGGCGGGTGATCACGGCCACGTTCAACGACCTGATCCTCGACTCCAACCTGTCCGCCACGGCGAGCGGGACCCTGGGGCGCAACCTGGTGGGAAGCCTCACGGTGGGGCAGAACCTGAACCAGGAACAGTACAGCCGTAACCTGCTGACGACGACGAACCTGTTCCCGGGCACGCAGCAGTCGGACTTCGGCGTCGACCGCATTCCGGACGAGTTCGAGTACGAGAGCCGCACCGACGGCTACTTCGCCACCGGCGAGACGACGTTCGCGGACCAGCTGACCCTTACGGCCACCGGCCGTATGGACGGCTCCTCGACGTTCGGCGGCGACGGCAAGCGCTTCTTCTACCCGAGCGTCGGCGTGAGCTGGGCGTTCACCAAGCTGGGCGCGTTCGACAACGTGAGCTGGCTGGACTTCGGCAAGCTGCGCGCTTCGTGGGGCCGCGTGGGCCGCCAGCCGCCGGTGTTCTCCAACACCAGCGGCTACACCACCGGCGCCTTCATCGACGGCTACGTGCAGGGCAACGGCCTGAACTCGGTGTACAACGGGCTCACCGGCATCTTCACGCAGTCGCTGCGCGGCAACCCGAACATCACCCCCGAGGTGAAGACGGAGACCGAGATCGGTGGCGACCTGGCCTTCTTCGGCCGCCGCGTGTCCGCCGGGCTCACGTACTACACCAACAAGACCAAGGACGTGATCCTGCCGGTGCCCACGGCGTACAGCCTGGGCCGCGTGCAGGAGTACGCGAACGTGGCCGAGTTCGAGGGGAGCGGCTGGGAAGCCACCCTCGACGTGGCCCCGGTGCAGAGCCGCCGCTTCGGCTGGACGGTGAACGGCACCTACACCCGCAGCCGCACCTGCGTGACCGCGCTTCCGGGCACCGAGGAGCTCTCGCTGGACGGCTTCACGGGCTCCACGGTGTCGCTGGTGGCGCCGGGCGCCGCGGGCACCAAGGGGTGCAACCCCTTCGGCGTGTTCTTCGGCCAGGACTTCGTGCGCTTCGGCCGCGGGTCGCTGATCGACGGCGAGAACATCGACCAGCTGTACCCGAACGCCAAGCCGGGCGCGCTGTACATCGGCGAGGACGGCTTCCCCATCACGGACGACGTGTCGCGCGTGGCGGGCGATCCGAACCCGGACTGGATGGCCAGCATCCGCAACAGCTTCACGCTGGGCACCAACCTCCGCCTCTCCGCGCTGTTCGACATCCGCCACGGCGGCGACGTGTGGAACGGCACCAAGGGCGCACTGTACTTCTTCGGCACCAGCGAAGAGACGATCCCCTTCCAGGGCGAGGGCTTCAAGGCCGCCTTCGGCGATTTCGCGCTGGCCAACGGCACCAAGCCGGACGTGGCGGGCCCGGGCGCCGGCCAGGTGGTTCCGCTGAACTGGGCCACGTGGCAGCAGGGCGGCATCGGCAGCGGGTTCACCGGTCCGTTCTCGCAGTTCATCGAGGACGGGAGCTTCGTGAAGCTGCGCGACGTCTCCATCTCGTACACGCTGGACCAGGGCTGGCTCAGCCGCATGGGGATCGGTTCGGCCGACATCACCCTGAGCGGGCGCAACCTGCGCACCTGGACCGACTACACCGGGATCGACCCGGAGTCGAACCTGGTGGGCGAGCGCAACGGCCGCGGGCTCGACTACTTCAACAATCCGCAGACGCGTTCGTACGTGATCTCGG is drawn from Longimicrobium sp. and contains these coding sequences:
- a CDS encoding SusC/RagA family TonB-linked outer membrane protein, with translation MKQVRWLFAAVVAAATASTPLTAQEPATVTGRVTNAAGAPESAVTVRINALAAGTTTAADGTYRLVVPASRLQSARQVTITASRVGLASSSRTVTLSPGASLTQNFQLGADVLQLEGIVATGQGTATTRERVTTAISTVRSEEITQSNEPNIVTALAAKAPGVNVISSSGDPGAGTYIRIREAASIVGGTQPLFVVDGTPIDNSSNSVEPSSFGVSGTATSNRATDINPNDIENVQILKGAAATAIYGSRGANGVVLITTKRGRAGRTQVTYSLTAGRDQVSQLPGLQRTNGRGLSYLAYIPLYETIGDLNADFGTNFASFDQARTVFRDSTFQSTASFGRPLTGVETFDHAEELYETGTRMENNLTVSGGSERTTYFMSVGRNSVDGTLRGNSAFARNSVRLKGSHALFSDLQINGNIAYARTEADLVQQGSNTSGILLGALRTPPEFNNCLPSSQLKAGQPCYVNPETGLQRSYRRPNPTDINQSSLYDNPFFVAQAGQNWSEVGRTMGNVGLDYTPASWLRVNYVLGVDYYSDEQLSYMPNSSASFSTGRVITATFNDLILDSNLSATASGTLGRNLVGSLTVGQNLNQEQYSRNLLTTTNLFPGTQQSDFGVDRIPDEFEYESRTDGYFATGETTFADQLTLTATGRMDGSSTFGGDGKRFFYPSVGVSWAFTKLGAFDNVSWLDFGKLRASWGRVGRQPPVFSNTSGYTTGAFIDGYVQGNGLNSVYNGLTGIFTQSLRGNPNITPEVKTETEIGGDLAFFGRRVSAGLTYYTNKTKDVILPVPTAYSLGRVQEYANVAEFEGSGWEATLDVAPVQSRRFGWTVNGTYTRSRTCVTALPGTEELSLDGFTGSTVSLVAPGAAGTKGCNPFGVFFGQDFVRFGRGSLIDGENIDQLYPNAKPGALYIGEDGFPITDDVSRVAGDPNPDWMASIRNSFTLGTNLRLSALFDIRHGGDVWNGTKGALYFFGTSEETIPFQGEGFKAAFGDFALANGTKPDVAGPGAGQVVPLNWATWQQGGIGSGFTGPFSQFIEDGSFVKLRDVSISYTLDQGWLSRMGIGSADITLSGRNLRTWTDYTGIDPESNLVGERNGRGLDYFNNPQTRSYVISVNLNR